One part of the Terriglobales bacterium genome encodes these proteins:
- the polX gene encoding DNA polymerase/3'-5' exonuclease PolX, producing MENRNIAAVFNETADLMEVRGDDPFRIRSYRRAAEAVEGLPTRIADIAADTKKLLEIPGIGKSMAGNIQQLLKEGNFPLHAELLQKYRPSMLELLKIQGLGPKTIALIWDAYQVCDIEGVEKLAREGKIRELPRMGEKHEQKILRGIEEYRRISGRFLLDAAERTAEKIKQFLAEMPGVEKITAAGSLRRGRDTVGDLDILITGPCCADDRLEPLLDRILTFPGINEVLARGGNKVSFRLRGGMQVDVRTLKPESFGAALQYFTGSKTHNVSLRQRALRMGYTLSEYALTRVDDGTHVASATEEEVYAALKLDYIPPELRENQGEIEAAEKHLLPRLIELSDIRGDVHMHTVETDGRCTIEEMAGAARERGYEYMAITDHSKNLAFANGLDDKRAIEHIRKIREADKHSEGIKIFAGIEVDILADGELDLSGDVLDEMDLVIASVHSHFQQEPQQMTDRLLCAITSGHISILGHPTGRILLRREGYDFDFDAILKAAATHNVAMELNAYPDRLDLSDRHLKMTKERGVKIVINTDSHHTSHLEKMRFGVVQARRAWLTAADVLNTLAVSQFAAAMRRHSQTAVA from the coding sequence ATGGAGAACCGTAACATCGCAGCCGTCTTTAATGAAACCGCCGACCTGATGGAAGTTCGTGGCGACGACCCATTCCGCATTCGCTCTTATCGACGGGCCGCTGAAGCTGTTGAAGGACTCCCAACCCGAATCGCGGATATCGCTGCTGACACGAAGAAGCTGCTTGAAATTCCCGGAATAGGCAAAAGCATGGCCGGAAACATTCAGCAACTTCTGAAGGAGGGTAATTTCCCCCTCCATGCTGAGCTACTTCAAAAGTATCGCCCTTCCATGTTGGAACTCCTGAAGATTCAGGGCCTCGGCCCAAAGACCATCGCGCTGATTTGGGATGCATATCAGGTGTGCGATATCGAAGGCGTGGAGAAGCTGGCGCGTGAAGGAAAGATCCGCGAGCTTCCGCGCATGGGAGAGAAGCACGAGCAGAAGATCCTGCGAGGAATCGAAGAGTATCGTCGCATCTCCGGACGCTTCTTGCTCGATGCGGCTGAGCGCACTGCGGAGAAGATCAAACAGTTTCTCGCTGAAATGCCCGGCGTCGAGAAGATCACCGCGGCTGGCTCCCTGCGCCGCGGACGCGACACTGTCGGAGATCTCGACATCCTCATCACTGGTCCGTGTTGTGCCGACGATCGTCTGGAACCGCTACTCGATCGAATTCTCACATTTCCCGGCATCAACGAGGTGCTTGCCCGAGGCGGCAACAAGGTTAGTTTCAGGCTGCGCGGCGGGATGCAAGTGGACGTTCGCACGCTGAAGCCTGAGTCCTTCGGGGCTGCGCTGCAATACTTCACCGGATCAAAGACTCACAATGTTTCGCTTCGTCAGCGCGCATTGAGGATGGGTTACACGCTGAGCGAATATGCGCTCACGCGCGTCGACGACGGAACTCATGTCGCCAGCGCGACCGAAGAGGAAGTTTATGCCGCGCTGAAACTCGACTACATTCCTCCCGAGCTTCGCGAGAACCAAGGCGAGATTGAGGCAGCAGAAAAGCATCTGCTTCCACGACTGATCGAGCTGAGTGATATTCGTGGCGATGTGCACATGCACACGGTCGAGACTGATGGTCGCTGCACGATCGAGGAAATGGCCGGCGCAGCCCGTGAGCGCGGCTACGAATATATGGCCATCACCGACCACTCAAAGAACCTCGCGTTTGCCAACGGACTGGACGATAAGCGGGCGATAGAGCACATCCGCAAGATTCGCGAGGCAGACAAACATAGCGAAGGCATCAAGATATTTGCTGGGATCGAAGTGGACATTCTCGCGGACGGCGAACTCGATCTTTCCGGTGACGTGCTGGATGAGATGGATCTTGTGATCGCCAGCGTCCACTCCCATTTTCAGCAGGAGCCACAGCAGATGACCGATCGCCTGCTGTGCGCTATTACCAGCGGACATATTTCCATTCTCGGCCACCCCACTGGGCGTATCCTATTGCGGCGCGAGGGATACGACTTCGACTTCGACGCGATCTTAAAGGCTGCGGCTACACACAACGTCGCAATGGAACTCAATGCGTATCCTGATCGCCTCGACCTCTCGGATCGTCATTTGAAAATGACGAAAGAGCGTGGGGTAAAGATCGTGATCAATACTGATTCGCACCATACATCACATCTGGAAAAGATGCGGTTCGGGGTCGTGCAAGCCCGGCGCGCGTGGCTTACAGCGGCGGATGTGCTGAACACTCTTGCTGTTAGTCAATTTGCCGCAGCGATGAGACGGCATTCACAAACAGCAGTCGCCTGA
- a CDS encoding APC family permease encodes MPSGSPILPPSNRVRIVVASSVALTFISFWRAAAIVLNDLGSSAYYVGGIAEDAFGRSAPWFILGVMLFSFAVRAVYVESCSMFVRGGVYRVVKEALGGTLAKLSVSALMFDYILTGPISGVSAGQYIAGLINELFSKADAHGWIGPGFHAMFHGTPHVNVNGTAVVICLAVTLYYWWENIKGIEESSDKALRVMQITTVMVVLLLGWCVITLMKIGWSVPPLPTPSNLHFNETSLGFLAHTSLATNFGLFGILMAFGHSVLAMSGEETLAQVNREIAHPKLKNLKRAAIIVAIYSFLFTGIGTLLAVMIIPQSVPVQSYENNLLAELVMWFNGPLLLKLLFRTFVVVVGFLILSGAINTSIIGSNGVLNRVSEDGVLTDWFRKPQKKYGTSYRIVNLIVGLQIITILLSRGDVNVLGEAYAFGVIWSFTFNSVAMLVLRFKYKGERGWKVPPNITIAGREIPLGLLSVFMVLLTTALVNLATKKIATITGIMFAAAFFVIFTISERINKRKFKHAEKEMKEHFQLLHEEKIEREAVGIRTDSTIVTVRDYNTLLQLRWVLQNTDTTEHDVVVLAARLTGPGSGEVDLSTEQIFSDHEQTLFTKCVSIAESYGKHISLMVVPARDVFSAIVQTANSLVAARVVAGLSTKMTSEEQAFRMGQAWEAAPLPKHQFVFQVVKPGPEVQSFRIGPHNPDLKTEDVMLVHRLWLDARRQSGTEELHHHDIVTLALTRLAADYSRDRQSILKELRTRGDGLVGKTPPRVGPTGKPLSNPVSIPPTNPRSK; translated from the coding sequence ATGCCTTCTGGTTCCCCGATCTTACCGCCTTCCAATCGAGTACGAATCGTAGTCGCCTCCTCGGTGGCGCTCACGTTCATTTCGTTCTGGCGCGCGGCCGCGATTGTCCTCAACGACCTCGGTTCGTCGGCATACTACGTGGGAGGAATCGCCGAAGACGCCTTTGGGCGCTCTGCACCGTGGTTCATTCTCGGCGTGATGTTGTTCTCCTTCGCCGTGCGCGCGGTGTACGTCGAGAGCTGTTCGATGTTCGTGCGCGGCGGCGTGTACCGCGTGGTGAAAGAAGCGCTGGGCGGAACACTGGCCAAGCTGAGCGTCTCCGCGCTGATGTTCGACTACATCCTCACGGGACCGATCTCCGGTGTCTCCGCCGGACAATACATCGCCGGACTGATCAACGAACTCTTCAGTAAAGCTGATGCTCACGGCTGGATCGGTCCAGGCTTTCACGCGATGTTCCACGGCACGCCGCACGTCAACGTGAATGGAACCGCCGTCGTTATCTGCCTTGCTGTGACTCTTTACTACTGGTGGGAGAACATCAAGGGTATCGAGGAATCGAGCGACAAGGCTCTGCGCGTTATGCAGATCACTACCGTCATGGTAGTGCTGCTGTTGGGATGGTGTGTAATTACGTTGATGAAGATTGGCTGGTCAGTCCCGCCCTTGCCGACTCCGTCGAACCTTCACTTCAACGAAACCTCACTCGGCTTTCTTGCTCACACTAGCCTGGCCACCAACTTTGGACTGTTTGGAATCCTCATGGCATTCGGGCACTCCGTGCTCGCTATGAGCGGTGAAGAGACCCTTGCGCAGGTAAATCGCGAAATTGCTCACCCCAAGCTGAAAAACCTGAAGCGCGCGGCGATCATCGTTGCGATTTACAGCTTCCTGTTCACTGGAATCGGCACGCTGCTCGCGGTAATGATCATTCCCCAGAGCGTGCCGGTACAGAGTTACGAGAACAACCTTCTGGCTGAACTGGTGATGTGGTTCAACGGTCCGCTCCTGTTGAAGCTGTTGTTCCGCACGTTTGTGGTCGTCGTGGGCTTCCTGATTCTTTCGGGCGCGATCAACACCTCGATTATCGGATCAAACGGCGTATTGAATCGAGTATCCGAAGACGGCGTCCTCACCGACTGGTTCCGCAAACCTCAGAAGAAATATGGAACCAGCTATCGGATCGTGAACTTGATCGTCGGCCTGCAGATCATCACGATTCTCTTAAGTCGCGGCGATGTAAACGTACTGGGCGAGGCTTATGCATTCGGCGTGATCTGGAGTTTCACCTTCAACAGCGTCGCAATGTTAGTCCTGCGCTTCAAATACAAAGGCGAACGCGGTTGGAAGGTGCCGCCGAATATTACGATCGCGGGACGTGAGATTCCGCTTGGCCTGCTTTCCGTATTCATGGTGCTGCTCACCACGGCCCTGGTGAACCTTGCGACCAAAAAGATAGCAACCATCACCGGCATCATGTTCGCGGCGGCGTTCTTTGTCATCTTCACCATCTCCGAGCGCATAAACAAGCGCAAGTTCAAGCATGCGGAAAAGGAGATGAAGGAGCACTTCCAGCTCCTTCACGAAGAAAAAATCGAGCGCGAGGCTGTGGGCATCCGTACGGATTCCACGATCGTCACCGTTCGTGATTACAACACGCTCTTGCAATTGCGTTGGGTGTTGCAGAACACCGACACCACAGAACACGATGTTGTCGTATTGGCCGCGCGACTTACAGGACCTGGCAGTGGCGAAGTCGATCTCTCAACGGAACAGATTTTCAGCGACCACGAACAGACGCTGTTCACAAAATGTGTGAGCATCGCCGAGAGTTACGGCAAGCATATTTCACTGATGGTCGTGCCCGCGCGTGACGTCTTTTCGGCGATCGTCCAGACTGCGAATTCGCTGGTTGCCGCGCGCGTTGTCGCAGGACTCTCGACCAAGATGACGTCGGAAGAACAAGCTTTCCGCATGGGACAGGCCTGGGAAGCGGCACCTCTACCAAAACACCAGTTCGTATTTCAGGTGGTGAAGCCCGGTCCGGAAGTACAGAGCTTCCGCATTGGCCCACACAATCCCGATCTGAAAACCGAAGACGTCATGCTCGTCCATCGTCTCTGGCTCGACGCGCGGCGCCAGTCGGGCACGGAAGAGTTGCATCATCACGACATCGTTACGCTGGCGCTGACGCGTCTCGCCGCCGACTATTCGCGCGACCGGCAATCGATTCTCAAGGAGCTCCGAACGCGCGGAGACGGTCTGGTGGGAAAGACTCCTCCGCGAGTTGGGCCGACGGGCAAGCCTCTCTCGAATCCCGTTTCGATACCGCCGACAAATCCAAGATCCAAGTAG
- a CDS encoding class D sortase has product MWKRLRSISKRKISAILIVVGAVLLGYVGTEYAAMYNEQRALHQQWQEQQSSSLVTLSTPVSKNDGLTRVSIPKIDLDVIVVEGTSHKALRLGPGHVKGTPVPGEAGNSVISAHRDTFFRNIYELKNGDEIQVRRDGHAYTFQVTGKKIVTPNDLSVLKKTSDTRLTLITCYPIYYIGPAPKRLVVFSKLVDTAKTSPERAQVTPPSHRHS; this is encoded by the coding sequence ATGTGGAAACGCTTGCGATCGATCTCGAAGCGCAAGATTTCGGCGATTCTGATTGTTGTGGGCGCCGTTCTGTTGGGCTATGTAGGTACTGAGTACGCTGCCATGTACAACGAGCAACGGGCGTTGCACCAGCAGTGGCAAGAGCAACAGAGTTCGTCTCTTGTGACGTTGAGTACACCGGTTTCGAAGAACGACGGACTGACTCGAGTTTCCATACCTAAGATCGATCTGGACGTGATCGTGGTCGAAGGCACCAGCCACAAGGCCTTGCGTCTCGGCCCAGGGCATGTCAAAGGCACTCCAGTTCCCGGCGAGGCCGGCAACTCCGTCATCTCGGCGCACCGCGACACGTTCTTTCGAAACATCTATGAACTCAAGAACGGCGACGAGATCCAGGTTCGCCGCGACGGTCACGCCTACACTTTCCAAGTAACAGGAAAAAAGATCGTAACGCCCAACGATCTCTCAGTGCTGAAGAAGACATCGGACACTCGCCTCACTCTGATCACCTGTTACCCGATTTACTACATTGGGCCAGCCCCGAAGAGGCTCGTCGTGTTCTCAAAACTTGTGGATACTGCAAAGACTTCCCCGGAACGAGCGCAAGTGACGCCGCCGTCGCACCGACACTCGTAA
- a CDS encoding VWA domain-containing protein, translated as MLRLYLRWSIMKFIKYSKYVADPAGEMSMEDLLNALSNYLLQSGFQDSWYFYEFNDGEQTLEQLRQAIQQALESGEMLDENMREQLEQMRADGQLDELIEKLIERMEQENYITVDQPFDRSQQSNLPGQTGEMQQGQVKFEVTDKSLDFLGYRALRDLLGSLGKSNFGRHDTRDMATGIESSGASRQYEFGDTLNLDITATLSNAIQRDGLKVPVELEYSDLQVHQCEYQSSCATVLMLDCSHSMILYGEDRFTPAKKVAMALSQLIRTQYPGDSLSLVLFHDSAEELPLSQLARVKVGPYYTNTREGLRMAQRILDRQRKDMKQIIMITDGKPSALTLEDGRIYKNAFGLDPLVVSQTLEEVSRCKRAGVMINTFMLASDYGLIQFVQKVTEMCRGKAYFTTPHNLGQYLLMDYMSRKTRTIH; from the coding sequence ATGCTGCGTCTCTACCTCCGCTGGTCGATCATGAAATTCATTAAGTACTCCAAATACGTAGCCGATCCAGCCGGTGAGATGAGCATGGAAGACCTGCTCAACGCGCTCTCCAATTATCTGCTCCAAAGCGGCTTTCAGGATTCCTGGTACTTTTACGAATTCAACGATGGGGAGCAAACTCTGGAACAGCTGCGGCAGGCTATCCAGCAAGCGCTCGAATCAGGCGAAATGCTCGACGAGAACATGCGCGAGCAGCTCGAGCAGATGCGCGCGGACGGCCAGCTCGACGAACTCATTGAAAAGTTGATCGAGCGCATGGAGCAGGAGAACTACATTACCGTCGACCAGCCGTTCGATCGATCGCAGCAATCGAACCTGCCGGGACAAACCGGAGAGATGCAACAAGGACAGGTTAAGTTCGAGGTTACGGACAAGAGCTTGGACTTCCTGGGCTACCGCGCTCTGCGCGATCTCCTCGGCTCGCTAGGCAAGTCGAATTTCGGGCGCCACGACACGCGTGATATGGCAACCGGTATCGAATCGAGTGGCGCGTCGCGCCAATACGAGTTCGGCGATACCCTCAACCTCGACATTACTGCCACTCTGTCGAATGCAATCCAGCGCGATGGACTTAAAGTTCCAGTTGAACTCGAATATTCCGACCTTCAGGTGCATCAATGCGAGTACCAGTCGTCGTGCGCAACCGTGCTGATGCTCGACTGCTCGCACTCGATGATCCTTTATGGGGAAGATCGCTTCACTCCAGCGAAGAAAGTTGCGATGGCGCTGTCGCAACTGATTCGCACGCAATATCCCGGCGATTCCCTATCACTTGTTTTGTTCCACGATTCCGCGGAAGAGCTGCCGCTTTCGCAGCTTGCCCGCGTGAAGGTTGGTCCGTATTACACCAATACCCGCGAGGGCTTGCGGATGGCGCAGCGCATTCTCGACCGCCAGCGCAAGGACATGAAGCAGATCATCATGATTACCGACGGCAAACCTTCGGCACTCACCCTCGAAGACGGTCGCATTTACAAAAATGCTTTTGGGCTCGATCCTCTCGTCGTGAGCCAGACACTCGAAGAAGTTTCACGATGCAAGCGAGCAGGAGTGATGATTAACACTTTCATGCTGGCCTCAGATTACGGGCTGATTCAGTTCGTGCAGAAGGTCACTGAGATGTGCCGCGGCAAGGCGTACTTCACCACACCCCACAACCTTGGCCAGTACCTGCTAATGGATTACATGTCGCGGAAGACGCGGACGATTCACTAG
- the thiO gene encoding glycine oxidase ThiO has protein sequence MHTCDVVIAGAGIIGLSVAIELRRAGASVAVLDRGEPGREASSAAAGMLVADDPETDPRLKPLARMSASMYPAFVEELEVRSGHNVGLENRGTIYVAQEHDELPGSPLSPAELRSLEPSLADLPRACFLQEQTVDPRLLVQAALATAKSMGVTVHHEARVERVSIATTRDLELRTSAGPYSTATFVNCAGAWAGEIAGASAQSRPVKGQMLTVIPPARELRHVIRAREVYLLPRKTGRILIGATVEEVGFDKTVQPVAIQELHQAASNLVPWIKEAKMIEAWAGLRPGSPDGLPIIGAGSLPGTYVATGHFRNGILLAPITAALMSDLIQGRKTPVDLRPFSPSRFSGDRALVG, from the coding sequence GTGCACACCTGCGATGTAGTCATCGCCGGCGCCGGAATCATAGGTCTTTCTGTCGCCATTGAACTCAGACGCGCAGGCGCCTCCGTCGCGGTTCTCGATCGGGGAGAGCCGGGCCGCGAGGCTAGCAGCGCAGCCGCAGGAATGCTCGTGGCCGACGATCCGGAAACTGATCCCAGATTGAAACCGCTGGCGCGAATGAGCGCCTCGATGTATCCGGCATTCGTCGAGGAGCTGGAAGTTCGCTCCGGGCATAATGTCGGACTCGAGAATCGCGGCACAATCTACGTCGCGCAAGAGCACGATGAGTTACCAGGCTCCCCGCTTTCTCCAGCTGAACTGCGAAGCCTCGAGCCCAGCTTGGCCGATCTGCCACGTGCGTGCTTCTTGCAAGAACAAACCGTCGATCCTCGCCTCCTTGTGCAAGCCGCATTGGCGACAGCAAAGAGCATGGGCGTTACGGTTCATCACGAGGCGCGTGTCGAGCGCGTTAGCATTGCCACAACGCGCGATCTTGAGCTGCGAACTAGCGCAGGTCCATATTCGACGGCCACGTTTGTCAATTGCGCAGGAGCATGGGCAGGTGAAATCGCCGGTGCCTCAGCTCAGTCCCGTCCCGTAAAAGGACAAATGCTGACTGTGATCCCGCCGGCCCGCGAACTGCGGCACGTCATTCGTGCACGCGAAGTTTATTTGCTTCCACGGAAGACCGGTCGAATTCTGATTGGTGCAACGGTAGAGGAAGTCGGGTTCGACAAGACTGTACAACCGGTAGCGATACAAGAACTTCATCAGGCGGCCTCGAACCTGGTGCCGTGGATTAAAGAGGCAAAGATGATCGAGGCCTGGGCAGGCCTGCGACCCGGGTCTCCTGATGGACTTCCGATCATCGGCGCTGGTTCTCTGCCCGGAACCTATGTGGCTACTGGACATTTCCGAAATGGGATTCTTTTGGCTCCGATTACCGCCGCTCTGATGTCTGATCTAATTCAGGGAAGAAAAACTCCAGTCGACTTGCGCCCCTTCTCACCGTCGCGGTTTTCTGGAGATCGAGCGTTGGTGGGATAG
- a CDS encoding NUDIX hydrolase: MLTYRFMPKGRTHAKSKVPHFPKPKHAKILSRKIAYRGKVYTVVVDRVREPGGVVALREIIRHHGSVVVLALDDSSEPPRVLLERQYRYAADAYLWELPAGHIDPGEKSAAAAKRELREETGMTAKRWKRVLKFYVSPGILDETMEVFLATGLTQGEAQLEDDERIQTRFFPLPAALKMAHSGTISDAKTLTSLFWLDSTY, from the coding sequence ATGTTAACCTATCGCTTCATGCCCAAAGGTCGCACGCACGCAAAGAGCAAAGTCCCGCACTTTCCTAAGCCAAAGCACGCAAAGATTCTGTCGCGCAAGATTGCATATCGCGGCAAGGTCTACACGGTCGTGGTAGATCGAGTTCGCGAACCAGGAGGCGTCGTTGCCCTGCGCGAGATTATTCGCCATCACGGCTCTGTGGTTGTGCTGGCTCTGGATGACTCCTCGGAGCCGCCACGCGTGCTCCTCGAGCGTCAATATCGTTACGCAGCCGACGCCTATTTGTGGGAGCTGCCAGCTGGTCACATCGATCCGGGAGAAAAGTCCGCGGCGGCCGCAAAACGTGAGCTGCGCGAAGAGACTGGAATGACAGCCAAACGGTGGAAGCGAGTCCTCAAGTTTTACGTTAGCCCAGGCATCCTCGACGAGACCATGGAGGTCTTCCTGGCGACTGGCCTCACCCAGGGAGAAGCGCAGCTGGAAGACGACGAGCGCATCCAGACCAGGTTCTTTCCTCTGCCTGCTGCGCTGAAGATGGCGCATAGCGGGACTATTAGTGACGCGAAAACGTTGACGTCGTTATTTTGGCTGGATTCAACGTATTAA
- a CDS encoding glutamine synthetase family protein, whose amino-acid sequence MSTELRNFLAIPYDELEDLNLKAKEQRKTRVPLDQIQEERLRYLTDEKRIKAVTVLFSDLEGRLHMLDYDKKFLLRSYDNLTFDGSSIRGFTAQRESDLRLGIDWPAFYWAPADVFGAGKVLVFGDVIDKGGTPYTADIRGMFKQWADQLFKSEGYTLNAANEIEGFLFQGPDAERRYNETGKFDYVNTGGYYHSLPGDPLRTFIDTTAEVQRSMGFQNEKDHPEVAPSQFEINYSYGEAVAAADQIQLYKLICRQVATKMGFTASFLPKPVVGVNGSGMHTNVSVSKNGKNIFWDKQGEEKLAKIAWSFVDRILTHGNDICLMLNASVNAYRRLDPHFEAPNQIKASPVDRGSMIRIPIGNEKTSRVEVRSVSPDANPYMVMYSVFRTGLQGDIAKIKNLRQAERYLPDNIYTAIDNFLAAEWTTKLLGEDVKARYADLKKASADRCPRLLGTFVKTPEVQYHHDVYNQYLWNLF is encoded by the coding sequence ATGTCGACCGAACTGCGTAATTTCCTGGCCATTCCTTACGACGAGCTGGAAGATCTCAATCTCAAAGCAAAAGAACAGCGCAAGACGCGCGTTCCACTCGACCAGATACAGGAAGAGCGCCTGCGCTACCTGACGGATGAAAAGCGCATTAAAGCCGTCACCGTGCTGTTCAGCGACCTCGAAGGCCGCCTGCACATGCTCGATTACGACAAGAAGTTTCTGTTGCGCAGCTACGACAACCTCACTTTCGACGGATCGTCCATTCGCGGATTCACCGCGCAGCGCGAGAGCGACCTGCGCCTCGGCATCGACTGGCCCGCGTTCTACTGGGCTCCGGCGGACGTGTTTGGCGCCGGCAAAGTGCTCGTCTTTGGCGATGTCATCGACAAGGGCGGAACGCCTTACACCGCCGACATTCGCGGTATGTTCAAGCAATGGGCGGATCAACTCTTTAAGAGCGAAGGCTATACGCTGAACGCCGCCAACGAGATTGAAGGCTTTCTCTTCCAGGGACCTGACGCCGAGCGGCGCTACAACGAAACCGGCAAGTTCGACTACGTAAACACCGGCGGCTACTATCATTCGCTGCCCGGCGATCCGCTGCGCACGTTCATCGACACCACCGCTGAAGTACAGCGCTCGATGGGCTTCCAGAATGAGAAGGACCATCCCGAAGTTGCTCCTTCCCAATTTGAAATCAATTACAGCTACGGCGAAGCCGTCGCCGCCGCCGATCAGATTCAGCTCTACAAACTGATCTGTCGGCAGGTCGCGACCAAAATGGGATTCACGGCCTCGTTCCTGCCCAAGCCAGTCGTAGGAGTAAATGGCAGCGGCATGCACACTAACGTTTCCGTCAGTAAGAACGGCAAGAACATTTTCTGGGATAAGCAAGGGGAAGAGAAGCTGGCAAAGATTGCGTGGTCCTTTGTCGACCGTATTCTTACTCACGGCAACGACATCTGCCTGATGCTCAATGCCAGCGTGAACGCCTATCGCCGCCTCGATCCGCACTTTGAAGCCCCGAACCAGATCAAGGCATCGCCAGTGGATCGCGGATCGATGATCCGCATTCCGATTGGGAACGAGAAGACCTCACGGGTGGAAGTGCGCTCGGTGAGCCCCGACGCCAATCCCTACATGGTGATGTACTCCGTATTTCGCACTGGCCTGCAGGGCGATATCGCGAAGATCAAGAACCTGCGCCAGGCCGAGCGCTACCTTCCGGACAACATCTATACGGCGATCGACAACTTCCTTGCAGCCGAGTGGACGACGAAGCTTCTCGGGGAAGACGTAAAGGCGCGTTATGCGGATCTGAAGAAGGCCTCTGCCGATCGCTGCCCGCGGCTATTGGGAACGTTCGTGAAGACTCCTGAGGTGCAGTATCACCACGATGTCTACAATCAGTACCTTTGGAATCTGTTTTAG
- a CDS encoding DUF2520 domain-containing protein, with the protein MTPSKSKRSIDTTIIGAGTLATALAVALRSSGHRVVEIVSRNNAQSISRARKLAKRVSARVITLRDAQFATKATWVCVPDDAILDVASQIATRGDWTRKIAIHCSGALGSEALAPLKTAGASIASAHPLMTFVRSSKPELEGVPFALEGDHNALATVSVIVRSLGGKPFRIPSELKPAYHLFGFFSSPALVALIAAAQQVGELAGFDRRKSRQLMGPIVRQTIDNCLVSTPQHAFSGPLRRGDIATLRKHLEVLKGRPELLTLYKSLASIALQYLPVTNADALKKLIG; encoded by the coding sequence ATGACACCCTCGAAAAGCAAGCGGTCCATCGATACCACGATCATCGGCGCCGGAACTTTGGCAACAGCCTTGGCTGTGGCATTGCGGAGCAGCGGGCATCGTGTAGTCGAGATCGTCTCTCGAAACAATGCACAATCAATTTCGCGTGCGCGCAAGCTCGCGAAGCGGGTAAGCGCACGTGTGATCACTCTCCGCGACGCTCAATTCGCTACCAAAGCCACTTGGGTATGCGTACCCGATGATGCCATTCTTGACGTCGCCAGCCAGATCGCGACGCGTGGCGATTGGACGCGTAAGATCGCGATTCATTGCAGCGGTGCGCTCGGGTCCGAGGCGCTCGCTCCGCTCAAGACGGCCGGCGCCAGCATTGCTTCGGCGCATCCCCTGATGACGTTCGTGCGCAGTTCCAAACCGGAATTGGAGGGAGTGCCGTTTGCGCTGGAAGGCGATCACAACGCGCTTGCTACCGTGAGCGTGATTGTGCGGAGCCTTGGAGGAAAGCCGTTTCGCATTCCGTCGGAACTGAAGCCCGCTTACCACCTGTTCGGATTTTTCTCCTCTCCGGCGCTAGTGGCATTGATAGCTGCTGCTCAGCAAGTAGGAGAACTCGCAGGGTTCGATCGACGCAAATCGCGTCAGTTGATGGGGCCAATCGTTCGCCAGACCATCGACAACTGCCTTGTGAGTACTCCTCAGCATGCATTTAGCGGCCCACTGCGGCGCGGAGACATTGCAACGCTCCGCAAGCATCTTGAGGTTCTAAAAGGGCGACCGGAACTTCTGACGCTCTATAAATCGTTGGCCAGCATTGCGCTCCAATACCTGCCAGTCACCAATGCCGACGCCCTCAAGAAGCTGATTGGCTGA
- a CDS encoding cold-shock protein, translated as MQVTRIKGTVKWFNNAKGFGFIGQESGPDVFVHYSAVKSEGYKSLQEGDQVEFEIVQGQKGPQADNVTKLS; from the coding sequence ATGCAAGTGACGCGAATTAAAGGCACTGTAAAGTGGTTTAACAACGCTAAGGGTTTTGGATTCATCGGTCAGGAAAGTGGACCAGACGTGTTTGTCCACTACAGCGCTGTAAAGTCTGAAGGCTACAAGAGCCTTCAGGAAGGCGATCAGGTGGAGTTTGAGATCGTGCAGGGCCAAAAAGGTCCTCAAGCCGACAACGTGACCAAGCTGTCCTAG